Proteins found in one Promicromonospora sukumoe genomic segment:
- a CDS encoding MerR family transcriptional regulator, with product MAWSTRELADLAGTTVKAIRLYHERGLLDEPLRRSNGYKQYEVSHLVSLLRIRRLTELGFPLSAIDAVRGGGDASPAALRELDAELAASIERQLKARSAIAAILRDGTAADAPVGFESLGPRLSDADSSLIHIYTQLYTQEAMTDLRKMVEAEDPGAAGAEFDALPADADEETRQRVAEQLAPDIARHLTDHPWLTSPGDRLARSEEVTRQMFSDAIVELYNPAQLDVIRRASLAALAMLDQAPAADTPD from the coding sequence ATGGCGTGGAGCACCCGTGAGCTCGCCGACCTGGCGGGCACCACGGTCAAGGCCATCCGGCTCTACCACGAGCGGGGGCTGCTCGATGAGCCCCTGCGACGGTCCAACGGGTACAAGCAGTACGAGGTCAGCCACCTCGTCAGCCTGCTGCGCATCCGGCGGCTCACGGAGCTGGGGTTCCCGCTCTCGGCGATCGACGCGGTCCGCGGCGGGGGCGACGCCTCGCCCGCCGCGCTCCGTGAGCTCGACGCCGAGCTCGCGGCGAGCATCGAGCGCCAGCTCAAGGCCCGGTCGGCCATCGCGGCCATCCTGCGCGACGGCACCGCCGCGGACGCGCCGGTGGGGTTCGAGTCCCTCGGGCCCCGGCTGTCGGACGCCGACAGCTCGCTCATCCACATCTACACCCAGCTCTACACGCAGGAGGCGATGACGGACCTGCGGAAGATGGTGGAGGCGGAGGACCCTGGGGCCGCCGGCGCCGAGTTCGACGCCCTGCCCGCCGACGCGGACGAGGAGACGCGGCAGCGGGTCGCGGAGCAGCTCGCGCCGGACATCGCGCGGCACCTGACGGACCACCCCTGGCTCACCAGCCCGGGTGACCGCCTCGCCCGCAGCGAGGAGGTCACCCGGCAGATGTTCTCGGACGCGATCGTCGAGCTCTACAACCCGGCCCAGCTCGACGTGATCCGGCGGGCGAGCCTGGCCGCGCTGGCGATGCTGGACCAGGCGCCCGCGGCTGACACCCCGGACTGA
- a CDS encoding CPBP family intramembrane glutamic endopeptidase has product MSTSDATRPKPAPTGTVAPDRPGWPEIVVGSLAALVAMLAIRLFGAIGLDEDPVVYGLILTAWSGVIGLIAFAVAALIRIRSWGAFSVRRTSWRWVLVGVAAGVVALLLKGLVNLGVITVTGFDADPQGDYYDAAGGGVLPLILTFLFLSILTPIGEEFFFRGVVTNALLRYGPVIGVVSSSVFFALVHGINMALPSALVVGLIAAEVMRRSGSIWPAVIVHAVNNVGLPLLVLITGTTGPTA; this is encoded by the coding sequence ATGTCGACCAGTGATGCCACCCGCCCGAAGCCTGCCCCGACCGGCACCGTGGCACCGGACCGGCCGGGCTGGCCCGAGATCGTCGTCGGCTCGCTCGCGGCGCTCGTCGCCATGCTCGCGATCCGGCTGTTCGGCGCCATCGGCCTGGACGAGGACCCCGTGGTCTACGGGCTGATCCTGACCGCGTGGTCCGGCGTCATCGGCCTGATCGCCTTCGCCGTCGCCGCGCTGATCCGGATCCGGTCCTGGGGCGCCTTCAGCGTGCGCCGCACGAGCTGGCGCTGGGTGCTCGTCGGCGTGGCCGCCGGCGTCGTCGCGCTCCTGCTCAAGGGGCTGGTCAACCTGGGCGTCATCACCGTGACCGGGTTCGACGCCGACCCCCAGGGCGACTACTACGACGCCGCGGGCGGTGGCGTGCTGCCGCTGATCCTGACCTTCCTCTTCCTGTCGATCCTCACCCCGATCGGCGAGGAGTTCTTCTTCCGCGGCGTCGTGACCAACGCCCTGCTGCGGTACGGCCCGGTGATCGGTGTCGTGTCCAGCTCGGTCTTCTTCGCCCTCGTGCACGGGATCAACATGGCGCTCCCCTCGGCCCTCGTGGTGGGCCTCATCGCGGCCGAGGTCATGCGCCGCAGCGGGTCCATCTGGCCCGCCGTGATCGTGCACGCCGTCAACAACGTGGGCCTGCCGCTGCTCGTGCTGATCACCGGGACGACCGGCCCCACCGCCTGA
- a CDS encoding helix-turn-helix domain-containing protein encodes MTDQRQDVRDFLTSRRARVRPEESGLPSFGSTRRVPGLRREEVALLAGVSVEYYARMERGNLSNVSDAVLEAVARALQLDEAEHAHLFDLARAAPRREPRRRRPAPQQVRPVVQRILEAITDAPAWIRNGRQDILAMNELGRALYQPVLATPQRPANAARFTFLDPAARQFLLDWEKNAADTAAALRQEAGRNPDDPALINLIGELSTRSEDFRVRWATHDVLLHRTGVKRLHHPVVGELELSFESFDLPADPGLVMVAYSPAPGSPSADSLALLATWAATTRAEELRHESRSG; translated from the coding sequence ATGACCGACCAGCGCCAGGACGTGCGGGACTTCCTCACCTCACGCCGGGCGCGCGTGCGCCCGGAGGAGAGCGGCCTGCCGAGCTTCGGGTCGACCCGGCGTGTCCCCGGGCTCCGCCGGGAGGAGGTCGCCCTGCTCGCCGGGGTGAGCGTCGAGTACTACGCCCGGATGGAGCGTGGGAACCTGAGCAACGTCTCGGACGCGGTGCTCGAGGCGGTGGCTCGCGCGCTGCAGCTCGACGAGGCGGAGCACGCCCACCTCTTCGACCTCGCCCGTGCGGCGCCCCGGCGCGAGCCCCGGCGTCGGCGGCCCGCCCCGCAGCAGGTCCGCCCGGTCGTCCAGCGGATCCTGGAGGCCATCACCGACGCACCGGCCTGGATCCGCAACGGCCGGCAGGACATCCTCGCCATGAACGAGCTCGGACGGGCCCTGTACCAGCCGGTGCTCGCGACCCCGCAGCGCCCGGCCAACGCGGCGCGCTTCACGTTCCTGGACCCGGCGGCCCGGCAGTTCCTGCTCGACTGGGAGAAGAACGCCGCGGACACCGCGGCGGCGCTACGGCAGGAGGCCGGGCGCAACCCGGACGACCCCGCCCTGATCAACCTGATCGGCGAGCTGTCCACCCGGAGCGAGGACTTCCGGGTGCGCTGGGCCACGCACGACGTCCTCCTGCACCGGACGGGCGTCAAGCGCCTGCACCATCCCGTCGTGGGCGAGCTCGAGCTCAGCTTCGAGAGCTTCGACCTCCCCGCCGACCCCGGCCTGGTGATGGTCGCGTACTCACCGGCCCCTGGTTCGCCGAGCGCCGACTCGCTCGCCCTGCTCGCCACGTGGGCGGCGACCACCCGCGCCGAGGAGCTCCGGCACGAGAGCCGGTCCGGCTAA
- a CDS encoding aldo/keto reductase, translating into MNEITLNNGVVMPALGFGVFQSGPRETADAVEVALATGYRLVDTAAVYFNEGEVGEGIRRSGLARDEVFVETKVWVSDYGYDETFHAFEKSAGKLGYDTIDLLLLHQPAPDRFGSTVAGYRALEKLLADGRVRAIGVSNFLPDHLDRLIAETDVVPAVNQIELHPYSTQPAVQRANAAHGIVSQAWSPIGGITFYPGYGGGRSSVLDDPGLQAVARAHGRSAAQVMLRWHLQRGRSAIPKSVTPSRIAENFDVFDFDLTADELALIETLDRGVLNGPDPEDPETPRRFNFDRPIPEA; encoded by the coding sequence ATGAACGAGATCACCCTGAACAACGGCGTCGTCATGCCCGCCCTGGGCTTCGGCGTCTTCCAGAGCGGACCGCGCGAGACCGCCGACGCCGTGGAGGTCGCGCTGGCGACCGGCTACCGGCTCGTCGACACCGCCGCCGTGTACTTCAACGAGGGGGAGGTGGGGGAGGGCATCCGGCGCTCGGGCCTCGCCCGGGACGAGGTGTTCGTCGAGACCAAGGTGTGGGTCTCGGACTACGGCTACGACGAGACCTTCCACGCGTTCGAGAAGTCGGCGGGCAAGCTCGGGTACGACACGATCGACCTGCTGCTCCTGCACCAGCCGGCGCCCGACCGGTTCGGCTCGACGGTGGCCGGGTACCGGGCGCTGGAGAAGCTGCTCGCGGACGGCCGCGTGCGTGCCATCGGCGTGAGCAACTTCCTGCCGGACCACCTGGACCGGCTGATCGCCGAGACGGACGTGGTCCCCGCGGTGAACCAGATCGAGCTGCATCCCTACAGCACGCAGCCGGCGGTGCAGCGGGCGAACGCGGCGCACGGCATCGTCAGCCAGGCGTGGTCACCGATCGGCGGGATCACCTTCTACCCGGGCTACGGCGGCGGGCGCAGCAGCGTGCTGGACGACCCCGGCCTCCAGGCGGTCGCGCGAGCCCACGGCAGGTCGGCCGCGCAGGTCATGCTCCGGTGGCACCTGCAGCGTGGCAGGTCGGCCATCCCCAAGTCGGTGACGCCCTCGCGCATCGCCGAGAACTTCGACGTCTTCGACTTCGACCTCACCGCGGACGAGCTCGCGCTGATCGAGACGCTGGACCGGGGCGTCCTGAACGGCCCCGACCCGGAGGACCCGGAGACGCCGCGCCGCTTCAACTTCGACCGACCCATCCCGGAGGCGTAG
- a CDS encoding SDR family oxidoreductase has protein sequence MKKVLVVIGAGGMGEAVVRRIGSGRRVLLADIDEALLDRLHGQLSGDGFDVSTRRVDVSDQASMTATAEAAADLGEVLTAVHTAGLSPAQATSEAILRVDLLGVAHFLEAFSTVVAPGGSGVVIASMAGTMTAARLPAEVEAALATTPTEHLLALPFLTDPAFASPGAAYGLAKRANQVRVQAAARVWGERGARINSVSPGLISTPMGQQELATEAGAQIRALLAGSAAGAPGTASDVAAAVEFLTGPGAGYVTGTDLLVDGGVVAGVQAGHGAGRGD, from the coding sequence ATGAAGAAGGTACTGGTCGTGATCGGGGCCGGCGGCATGGGCGAGGCGGTCGTCCGCCGGATCGGCTCCGGACGCCGGGTGCTCCTGGCGGACATCGACGAGGCGTTGCTCGACCGCCTGCACGGTCAGCTCTCCGGCGACGGCTTCGACGTCAGCACCCGGCGGGTGGACGTGTCCGACCAGGCCTCGATGACCGCGACGGCGGAAGCCGCCGCGGATCTGGGCGAGGTGCTCACCGCGGTGCACACCGCCGGCCTGTCCCCCGCGCAAGCCACCTCCGAGGCGATCCTGCGGGTGGACCTGCTCGGCGTCGCGCACTTCCTCGAGGCGTTCTCGACGGTCGTCGCGCCGGGCGGCTCCGGCGTCGTCATCGCGAGCATGGCCGGGACGATGACGGCGGCGCGGCTTCCGGCCGAGGTCGAGGCCGCCCTGGCGACCACGCCGACGGAGCACCTGCTCGCGCTCCCGTTCCTGACGGACCCCGCCTTCGCGAGCCCCGGGGCGGCCTACGGGCTGGCCAAGCGCGCCAACCAGGTGCGGGTGCAGGCCGCCGCACGGGTCTGGGGCGAGCGGGGTGCGCGGATCAACAGCGTGAGCCCGGGACTGATCTCCACGCCGATGGGCCAGCAGGAGCTCGCGACCGAGGCGGGCGCCCAGATCCGCGCGCTGCTGGCCGGCTCCGCGGCGGGCGCACCGGGCACCGCGAGCGACGTCGCCGCGGCCGTCGAGTTCCTCACCGGGCCGGGTGCGGGGTACGTCACCGGCACGGACCTGCTGGTCGACGGCGGGGTCGTCGCCGGCGTGCAGGCCGGCCACGGCGCGGGTCGCGGCGACTAG
- a CDS encoding SDR family NAD(P)-dependent oxidoreductase, which produces MTAAGSRGVLVTGASRGIGRATALAFAERGDRVAVHYAHGRDDAAQTLAALPGSGHVLVQGDLGDPAAATALVDEAVAGLGGISVLVNNAGAAPDPGNVHRVQDTSFEDWAAAWDTMVRVNLLGTAHVSWAAARHLVASGTGGAIVNVGSRGALRGEPDYPAYGATKAGVHALGQSLALALAPHDIAVASVAPGFVATDRQAAKLAGEQGDGLRAQSPFGRVGTAEEVAAAVVYLASPEARWSSGAVLDVNGASYLHT; this is translated from the coding sequence GTGACGGCCGCCGGGTCCCGCGGCGTCCTGGTCACGGGGGCGTCCCGGGGCATCGGCCGCGCCACGGCGCTGGCCTTCGCCGAACGAGGCGACCGCGTCGCCGTGCACTACGCCCACGGCCGGGACGACGCCGCGCAGACCCTCGCCGCGCTGCCCGGCTCCGGCCACGTCCTGGTGCAGGGCGACCTGGGCGACCCGGCGGCGGCGACCGCACTGGTGGACGAGGCGGTCGCGGGGCTGGGCGGGATCTCCGTGCTGGTCAACAACGCCGGGGCGGCGCCCGACCCGGGCAACGTCCACCGGGTCCAGGACACCTCCTTCGAGGACTGGGCCGCCGCGTGGGACACGATGGTGCGCGTCAACCTGCTCGGCACGGCCCACGTGAGCTGGGCGGCGGCCCGGCACCTGGTCGCGTCAGGAACGGGCGGTGCGATCGTCAACGTCGGCTCCCGTGGGGCGCTCCGCGGGGAGCCCGACTACCCGGCGTACGGCGCGACGAAGGCCGGGGTGCACGCGCTCGGCCAGTCGCTGGCCCTGGCGCTGGCTCCGCACGACATCGCCGTGGCCTCGGTGGCGCCCGGCTTCGTGGCGACCGACCGGCAGGCCGCCAAGCTCGCGGGCGAGCAGGGCGACGGTCTGCGCGCGCAGAGCCCGTTCGGGCGGGTGGGCACCGCCGAGGAGGTCGCCGCCGCCGTCGTGTACCTGGCGTCGCCCGAGGCCCGCTGGTCCTCCGGGGCCGTGCTCGACGTCAACGGCGCCTCGTACCTGCACACCTGA